Proteins encoded in a region of the Elizabethkingia bruuniana genome:
- the miaB gene encoding tRNA (N6-isopentenyl adenosine(37)-C2)-methylthiotransferase MiaB, translating into MQEKYIDETKQGEAFAIAERPENGKKLFLESYGCQMNFSDSEIVASILNEQGYNTTLKVEEADLILLNTCSIREKAEQTVRMRLSQFKKQKESNPNLTVGVLGCMAERLKTKFLEEEHLVDLVVGPDAYRDLPNLLKETEGGRDAINVILSKEETYADINPVRLGGNGVTAFVTITRGCDNMCTFCVVPFTRGRERSRDPHSILNECVELFNNGYKEVTLLGQNVDSYLWYGGGPKKDFAKASEMQKATAVDFSNLLGMVATAVPDMRIRFSTSNPQDMSLDVFHTMAKYDNICKYVHLPVQSGSDNMLKAMNRQHTRAEYLSLIKEAKKIVPDISFSQDMIIGFCGETEEDHQDTLSLMREVEYDYGYMFAYSERPGTPAHKKMEDDIPADIKQKRLAEVIALQGELSKNRMKSYVGRKHDILIEGTSRKNENQWKGRNSQNAVCVFDKLEGQKIGDMVSVFVHDNTQGTLLGRTAE; encoded by the coding sequence GTGCAGGAAAAATATATAGACGAAACCAAGCAAGGGGAAGCCTTTGCAATTGCTGAAAGACCGGAAAACGGTAAGAAGTTGTTTCTGGAAAGCTATGGATGCCAGATGAATTTTTCTGATTCCGAAATTGTAGCTTCGATCCTTAATGAGCAAGGATATAATACAACATTAAAAGTAGAAGAAGCAGATCTTATATTACTAAATACCTGTTCTATTCGTGAAAAAGCAGAGCAGACTGTACGTATGCGCCTCTCTCAGTTCAAAAAGCAGAAAGAATCCAATCCGAATTTAACAGTTGGAGTGCTGGGCTGTATGGCCGAGCGTCTGAAAACTAAGTTTTTGGAAGAAGAACATTTGGTAGACCTTGTGGTTGGGCCAGATGCATACAGAGACTTACCCAATCTTTTAAAAGAAACAGAAGGCGGAAGAGATGCTATTAACGTAATTCTTTCCAAAGAAGAAACATACGCTGATATTAACCCTGTACGTTTAGGCGGCAATGGTGTTACAGCTTTTGTAACGATTACAAGAGGCTGTGATAATATGTGCACATTCTGTGTGGTACCATTTACCAGAGGGCGTGAAAGAAGCCGTGATCCTCATTCTATTTTAAATGAATGCGTGGAGCTATTTAACAATGGTTATAAAGAAGTAACCCTGCTAGGCCAGAATGTAGACAGTTATCTTTGGTACGGAGGCGGGCCTAAAAAGGACTTTGCAAAAGCTTCTGAAATGCAGAAAGCTACAGCAGTAGATTTTTCAAATTTATTAGGAATGGTTGCAACAGCTGTTCCGGATATGCGTATCAGATTCTCTACATCCAACCCTCAGGATATGAGTCTGGATGTATTCCATACCATGGCAAAATACGATAATATCTGTAAGTATGTTCACCTTCCTGTACAAAGTGGAAGCGACAATATGCTGAAAGCAATGAACCGTCAACATACACGTGCAGAATATTTGTCCTTGATAAAGGAAGCAAAGAAAATTGTACCGGATATCTCTTTCTCACAGGATATGATTATTGGTTTCTGCGGAGAGACAGAAGAAGATCATCAGGATACACTTTCCTTAATGAGAGAGGTAGAGTATGATTATGGTTATATGTTTGCTTACTCCGAAAGACCTGGTACACCTGCACATAAGAAGATGGAGGATGATATTCCTGCAGATATAAAGCAAAAGCGTCTGGCTGAGGTTATTGCATTACAGGGAGAGTTATCCAAAAACCGGATGAAATCCTACGTTGGCAGAAAGCATGATATTCTGATTGAAGGAACTTCCAGAAAGAATGAAAATCAGTGGAAAGGAAGAAATTCCCAAAATGCAGTTTGTGTATTCGATAAGCTGGAAGGGCAGAAAATAGGTGACATGGTGTCCGTTTTTGTACATGATAACACTCAGGGTACGCTTTTGGGGAGAACAGCTGAGTAA
- a CDS encoding sigma-54 interaction domain-containing protein, giving the protein MSELQNIKARFGIIGNYPALNRALEKSMQVAPTDISVLVIGESGVGKEFIPKIIHSLSHRKHMPYIVVNCGAIPEGTIDSELFGHEKGAFTGATTTRKGYFEVADGGTIFLDEVGELPLQTQVRLLRVLESGEFMKVGSSVVQKTNVRIVAATNVNMMKAIQDGRFREDLYYRLNTVQIDMPPLRERKGDIHLLFRKFAIDFAEKYRMPEVYLTEDGVHYIENYSFPGNIRQLRNLVEQLTVVEQKREITSEALSHYIPMVSNAPMVITQPNQNNSNSDFNNEREIMYKILFDMRSDINDLKTLTSELIKNRGASDLSNQEKTLINRIYTPEPQQTVVPNSLLYFENNNNTPQTPTIISNNADDNYEDIEDIELEEARPESLSLQNNEKDLIIKALEKHKGRRNKAADELGISQRTLYRKIKQYNLED; this is encoded by the coding sequence ATGTCAGAACTTCAGAATATAAAAGCCCGCTTTGGAATCATCGGAAATTATCCGGCTCTAAACAGAGCTCTTGAGAAATCCATGCAGGTAGCACCCACCGATATATCAGTTTTAGTAATTGGTGAAAGTGGTGTAGGTAAAGAATTTATCCCTAAAATTATACATAGCCTTTCGCATCGTAAACACATGCCATATATTGTGGTAAACTGTGGTGCAATTCCGGAAGGAACTATCGATTCCGAACTATTTGGCCACGAAAAAGGTGCTTTTACAGGCGCTACAACAACCAGAAAAGGTTATTTCGAAGTAGCCGATGGCGGAACCATTTTCCTGGATGAGGTTGGAGAACTGCCATTACAGACGCAGGTTCGTTTGCTTCGTGTTTTGGAAAGTGGTGAATTTATGAAAGTGGGATCTTCTGTGGTACAGAAGACCAATGTAAGAATCGTTGCTGCTACCAATGTAAACATGATGAAGGCTATTCAGGACGGACGTTTCCGTGAGGATTTATACTACCGTCTGAACACAGTACAAATCGATATGCCGCCTCTGAGAGAGCGTAAAGGAGATATTCACCTTTTGTTCCGCAAGTTTGCAATAGATTTTGCAGAGAAATACAGGATGCCGGAGGTTTATTTAACTGAAGATGGTGTTCATTATATAGAAAATTACTCATTTCCGGGGAATATCAGACAGCTTAGGAATCTTGTAGAGCAATTAACTGTTGTAGAGCAGAAACGAGAGATAACATCGGAAGCACTGAGCCATTATATTCCAATGGTGTCCAACGCGCCAATGGTTATTACCCAGCCGAATCAGAATAATAGCAATAGTGACTTCAATAACGAAAGAGAGATTATGTACAAGATCCTTTTCGATATGAGAAGTGATATTAATGACCTGAAGACACTGACCTCAGAACTTATAAAGAACAGAGGAGCATCGGATCTTAGCAATCAGGAAAAAACACTGATCAACAGGATTTATACACCTGAGCCTCAACAGACAGTTGTTCCGAATTCTTTATTGTATTTCGAGAATAACAACAATACACCGCAGACTCCCACAATAATATCGAATAATGCCGACGATAACTATGAAGACATAGAAGATATTGAATTGGAAGAAGCAAGACCTGAATCTTTATCATTACAGAATAATGAAAAAGATTTGATTATTAAAGCATTAGAAAAACATAAAGGAAGACGTAACAAAGCAGCTGATGAACTTGGAATTTCACAACGTACGCTTTATCGTAAAATAAAACAATATAACCTGGAAGATTAA
- a CDS encoding GLPGLI family protein encodes MKKIYVLLFISISFVLSAQNYRAIYELKFKPNKDKDSVITDYYALDLFPKLEKTSFYNHSYYKNDSIMNALSEKSEREGGVNIDLNSLPKAKYPLVYIKENGKKYSFKTIDGDSYKFSDESKMTWKILKESKKIKNWNCQKAETEYLGRKWTAWFTTDLLFPEGPYKFSGLPGLIVEVSDEKNDFRFVLEAIYKNAEKVYLPSAYEKSIVVDKSKYEKALSNYIKDPGVKLRQGTMVDESGNQFQIAGGFSKDFIDQAVAERRKKMKEFNNLLD; translated from the coding sequence ATGAAGAAAATATATGTTTTACTTTTTATAAGTATATCATTTGTCCTTTCCGCCCAAAATTACAGAGCTATTTATGAATTGAAATTTAAGCCTAATAAGGATAAAGATTCAGTTATAACAGACTATTACGCACTGGACCTTTTCCCGAAGCTGGAAAAGACAAGTTTTTATAATCATAGTTATTATAAAAATGACTCCATTATGAATGCTTTAAGTGAAAAATCGGAACGGGAAGGTGGTGTTAATATTGACCTCAATTCACTGCCAAAAGCAAAATATCCTTTGGTGTACATAAAAGAGAATGGTAAGAAATACTCATTTAAAACTATAGATGGAGATTCATATAAATTTTCTGATGAAAGCAAAATGACATGGAAAATACTAAAAGAGTCTAAAAAGATTAAAAACTGGAATTGTCAGAAAGCAGAAACAGAATATTTGGGGAGAAAATGGACAGCATGGTTTACTACAGATCTTTTATTCCCTGAAGGTCCTTATAAATTTTCCGGACTTCCCGGGCTAATTGTTGAGGTTTCTGATGAAAAGAATGATTTCCGTTTTGTACTTGAAGCGATTTATAAAAATGCTGAAAAAGTATACTTGCCCTCAGCCTACGAAAAGTCTATTGTGGTAGACAAAAGCAAGTACGAAAAAGCTTTGTCTAACTATATTAAAGATCCGGGAGTAAAGCTTAGGCAAGGAACAATGGTTGACGAAAGCGGAAATCAGTTTCAGATTGCCGGTGGATTTAGCAAAGATTTTATAGATCAAGCTGTAGCAGAAAGACGCAAAAAAATGAAAGAATTCAATAATCTGTTGGATTAA